One genomic window of Anguilla anguilla isolate fAngAng1 chromosome 13, fAngAng1.pri, whole genome shotgun sequence includes the following:
- the LOC118210848 gene encoding SE-cephalotoxin-like, translating into MMKSKRIFLSVLYLLLYSSFSTANLNPVVVTQVEKGINTNVKLLEGLGALGKLTVEEDAKTIQKVLEVFKKLGKIAYALGFVGALVDFILAFIPQENPILKFMKVQFSEVNRKLDSISLQINSLAEEMEWTVYASVYSNDENNIKNSWTKLREFIDSASAAQTEKEKTRLAERFTTFYENTGTESSVHNFHRYLTESNPASLNKNLLILVTQKSKGDFKTLVQFTAYFTSLMVTGLQLNLYYYALKGYDGKNKVREAVTQLTNVHTKIQDVLIDCADSFEIWAEKDVQQIGTKPLPDNKHLAYTIKEHLDKKFNWYNWTVIVHDKKDEEERTYGNSIKVIAQDKVVIHLLHREKGFTVHQGMKAQMEREWNSKGRLCQDKISQWPIIFQRRTMKHVEYIHERPDYAQTIDNELVKLKCLNLLEPVLVYETYTVYLKNQKLVENHPCSDVNCNKGECRQIKDTSSGICKCEKMFYGPTCQRSIQDDIDYAAMESEVIGISYQPVPDLTAIYIGLQEMKEYVGALFNTLWQDIQWAQIFIKYNDVIDKFRYLAKVHNFLKNETMSQDQFVSEVESLFTKGNTFLYMMHKFDLMMQGTGFGDKSNILDLFRQSLLTEPLNQDDKSQSNPRTVCSKSYSERIDYFVRIMFAMEQEAVLGWQRYLLIKHESQKVVTPEALQYGPTAVKKMIRARALMRSDEYLKSVFKHYVSEQWSLFNRNGCGLLKAELLSNTYCEKPHHSTDQQEVPLTCQEDYQPFPKTVQCSKKQWSALPVCYTHPRRGSTTCKSENGTTVCTATCSSGWTIDDRQTSDTYRCTKQPCPSFTPRACNRCTKDSVCGDSEVCRNAKCVDGCSVFPCGLNARCSTTNHVQRCTCVSPWILWNGHDAHSYGCRYQNLRWEPRTSLDRIPQNTVTSKTGRHVCRAKGPDGGWHGGWIWIHNVNTCNYEYGWSEKRATSFEVLVDPCGGSGVQWLSGGMNSNSVEIGQAVPWPWITYLVCSRKSNGIPGKLFNTRSGLLCHYGFENRGNRDGNFYTLVKKRCI; encoded by the exons ATGATGAAGTCCAAGAGaatcttcctctctgtgctctatCTCCTGCTATACAGCAGTTTCTCAACTGCCAATCTCAATCCAGTTGTTGTAACTCAAGTGGAAAAAGGGATAAACACCAATGTCAAACTATTAGAAGGTCTTGGTGCACTGGGAAAGTTGACTGTAGAAGAAGATGCAAAGACAATCCAAAAAGTCTTGGAAGTCTTTAAAAAGCTGGGAAAGATTGCATATGCTCTAGGTTTTGTTGGGGCATTGGTGGATTTTATCCTTGCTTTTATCCCCCAAGAAAATCCCATTTTAAAGTTCATGAAGGTCCAGTTTTCAGAGGTCAACAGGAAACTGGACTCCATCTCACTCCAAATAAACTCTCTGGCAGAAGAAATGGAATGGACAGTGTATGCCAGTGTCTATTCCAATGAtgaaaacaacatcaaaaacTCCTGGACCAAACTGAGAGAGTTCATAGACAGTGCCTCTGCAGCACAAACGGAAAAGGAGAAGACCAGATTAGCTGAAAGATTCACCACTTTCTACGAGAATACTGGAACAGAGAGCAGCGTTCATAACTTTCATAGGTACCTGACTGAGAGCAACCCAGCCAGTCTAAATAAGAACCTTTTGATACTTGTCACTCAAAAGTCTAAAGGGGATTTTAAAACCCTTGTGCAATTCACTGCATATTTTACTTCCCTGATGGTCACTGGATTGCAACTGAatctttattattatgcattaaaGGGCTATGATGGTAAGAATAAAGTGAGAGAGGCAGTCACACAGTTAACTAATGTTCACACAAAGATACAGGATGTCTTGATTGATTGTGCTGACAGCTTTGAGATTTGGGCAGAGAAGGATGTGCAGCAAATTGGAACAAAGCCTTTGCCAGACAATAAGCATCTTGCATACACTATCAAGGAGCACTTGGACAAGAAGTTCAACTGGTATAACTGGACAGTCATTGTGCATGATAAAAAAGATGAAGAAGAGAGGACCTACGGAAACTCTATTAAAGTTATCGCTCAAGACAAAGTAGTAATACACCTCCTACACAGGGAAAAAGGGTTCACTGTACATCAAGGCATGAAAGCTCAAATGGAACGGGAGTGGAATAGCAAAGGAAGGCTCTGTCAGGACAAAATATCCCAGTGGCCCATTATTTTCCAAAGGAGAACTATGAAACATGTAGAATACATTCATGAACGACCCGATTATGCTCAAACAATTGATAATGAGCttgtgaaactaaaatgtttaaACTTGCTTGAACCTGTATTAGTTTATGAAACATATACAGTCTATTTAAAGAATCAGAAACTTGTTGAAAATCATCCTTGCTCTGATGTGAACTGTAACAAAGGTGAGTGTAGACAAATCAAAGACACATCAAGCGGAATCTGTAAGTGTGAGAAAATGTTCTACGGTCCAACCTGTCAGAGAAGTATTCAGGATGACATTGACTACGCAGCCATGGAGAGTGAAGTCATTGGTATCTCTTACCAGCCTGTACCAGACTTGACTGCTATTTATATTGGTCTTCAGGAAATGAAAGAATATGTAGGAGCTCTGTTTAACACCCTATGGCAAGACATCCAGTGGGCACAAATATTCATTAAGTACAATGATGTGATTGACAAATTCAGATATTTGGCAAAAGTGCACAATTtccttaaaaatgaaacaatgtctCAGGATCAATTTGTCTCTGAGGTTGAATCCCTTTTTACCAAAGGAAACACATTCCTTTACATGATGCACAAGTTTGATCTAATGATGCAAGGGACAGGCTTTGGAGATAAATCCAATATCCTGGACCTTTTTCGACAATCTCTGCTCACAGAACCACTAAATCAAGATGATAAGAGTCAATCAAATCCTAGGACAGTATGCTCTAAATCCTACAGTGAGAGAATTGATTATTTTGTTCGCATTATGTTTGCTATGGAGCAGGAAGCCGTCTTAGGATGGCAGAGGTATTTGCTGATCAAGCATGAGTCACAAAAGGTGGTGACTCCAGAAGCACTGCAGTATGGCCCTACAGCCGTAAAGAAAATGATACGAGCACGTGCACTTATGAGGTCTGATGAATACCTCAAAAGTGTGTTTAAACATTATGTATCTGAGCAGTGGAGCCTGTTCAACAGGAACGGCTGTGGCTTGCTCAAGGCAGAGCTCCTGTCCAACACTTACTGTGAGAAGCCccatcacagcacagaccagcagGAGGTCCCACTGACATGCCAAGAGGATTACCAGCCCTTTCCAAAGACAGTGCAGTGTTCTAAAAAACAATGGAGTGCCCTGCCTGTGTGCTACACTCACCCTAGGAGGGGAAGCACCACCTGCAAGTCTGAGAATGGAACTACGGTCTGTACAGCCACCTGCTCTAGTGGTTGGACCATTGATGACAGACAGACCAGTGACACCTACCGATGCACCAAGCAGCCCTGTCCATCATTCACTCCCAGAGCTTGTAACAGATGCAccaaggacagtgtgtgtggagACAGCGAAGTGTGCCGCAATGCTAAATGTGTGGATGGATGCAGTGTCTTTCCCTGTGGGCTAAATGCACGGTGTTCCACCACAAACCATGTCCAGCGCTGCACCTGCGTGAGTCCTTGGATTCTGTGGAATGGACATGATGCACACTCATATGGATGCCGCTACCAAAACCTGAGATGGGAGCCTCGTACATCCTTGGATCGCATACCACAAA ATACCGTGACGTCTAAGACGGGACGCCATGTTTGTCGAGCTAAAGGCCCAGATGGCGGATGGCATGGAGGATGGATCTGGATTCATAATGTCAACACCTGCAATTATGAATATGGTTGGTCTGAAAAGAGGGCTACCAGTTTTGAg